One segment of Oreochromis niloticus isolate F11D_XX linkage group LG8, O_niloticus_UMD_NMBU, whole genome shotgun sequence DNA contains the following:
- the LOC100706534 gene encoding dnaJ homolog subfamily C member 7 gives MAAVDIDVPVETEPQICNQEDLERLAESFKEQGNAYYSKKDYSQAFNYYTKAIDACPKNASYYGNRAATLMMLCRFREALEDSQQAVRLDDCFMKGHLREGKCHLSLGNAMAANRCFQKVLELEPSNREAQQEKKNAAALLEYQRMADFGFEKRDFRKVVFCMDRALALASACHRFKILKAECLALLGRYPEAQSVASDILRMDSTNADALYVRGLCLYYEDCIDKAVQFFVQALRMAPDHEKARLACRNAKALKAKKEEGNQAFKNNNYEAAYQLYTEALAIDPNNIKTNAKLYCNRATAGAKLKKVDQAIEDCTNAIKLDDTYIKAYLRRAQCYMDTEQYEEAVRDYEKVYQTEKTSDHKQMLKKAQMELKKSKRKDYYKVLGVGKNATEDEIKKAYRKRALMHHPDRHSSATPEVQKEEEKKFKEVGEAFTVLSDPKKKVRYDNGHDLEDDGCFDGGDFDANNIFRAFFGGHSGGFTFDSSPDSGPGNFFFQFG, from the exons ATGGCAGCTGTTGACATCGACGTGCCGGTAGAAACAGAGCCGCAAATCTGCAACCAGGAGGACCTTGAACG TCTGGCTGAAAGTTTCAAAGAACAAGGCAATGCATACTACAGCAAGAAGGATTACTCTCAGGCTTTCAACTATTACACCAAGGCCATTG aTGCATGCCCTAAAAATGCCAGTTATTACGGGAACAGGGCGGCCACCCTCATGATGCTCTGCCGCTTTCGGGAGGCTCTGGAAGATTCCCAGCAGGCTGTGCGTCTGGATGACTGTTTCATGAAG GGGCATCTACGTGAGGGCAAGTGCCACCTGTCTTTGGGAAATGCAATGGCGGCCAATCGCTGCTTTCAGAAGGTTTTGGAACTGGAGCCGAGCAATAGAGAGGCTCAGCAGGAG aaaaagaacGCAGCAGCACTGTTGGAATATCAGCGGATGGCAGATTTTGGCTTTGAAAAGCGGGATTTCAGAAAG GTGGTGTTCTGCATGGACCGGGCCTTAGCTTTGGCTTCTGCCTGCCACCGCTTCAAAATCCTCAAAGCAGAATGTCTCGCTCTGCTTGGACGCTATCCAGAAGCTCAGTCTGTAGCAAG TGACATCCTGCGAATGGATTCCACAAATGCAGACGCGCTGTATGTTCGAGGCCTGTGTCTTTATTATGAGGACTGCATCGATAAAGCGGTGCAGTTCTTTGTCCAGGCTCTGAGAATGGCACCTGACCATGAAAAAGCCCGACTGGCCTGCAGG AATGCCAAAGCATTAAAAGCTAAGAAGGAGGAAGGAAACCAGGCATTTAAGAACAACAACTATGAAGCTGCCTATCAGCTCTACACCGAGGCACTCGCGATAGACCCCAACAACATTAAGACCAACGCTAAACTCTACTGCAACAGAGCCACAGCAGGAGCAAAG CTGAAGAAAGTTGATCAAGCCATTGAAGACTGTACCAATGCAATCAAACTAGATGACACTTACATCAAGGCGTATTTAAGAAGAGCTCAGTG TTACATGGACACAGAGCAATATGAAGAGGCCGTACGGGACTATGAAAAGGTTTATCAGACAGAGAAAACCTCAG ATCACAAGCAAATGCTGAAGAAGGCACAGATGGAGCTGAAGAAGAGCAAAAGGAAAGATTACTACAAGGTGCTCGGGGTCGGGAAGAATGCCACTGAGGACGAGATCAAGAAAGCGTACCGCAAACGAGCCCTCATGCATCACCCAG ACCGTCACAGTtcagcaacaccagaggtgcaaaaggaggaggaaaagaaattCAAAGAAGTGGGTGAGGCCTTCACTGTCCTCTCCGACCCGAAGAAGAAGGTCCGCTATGACAACGGGCACGACCTGGAGGATGACGGCTGTTTTGATGGCGGAG attTTGATGCAAACAACATCTTCAGGGCTTTCTTTGGCGGCCACAGTGGAGGATTCACTTTCGATTCCAGCCCAG ACTCTGGACCTGGAAATTTCTTTTTCCAGTTTGGCTAA